The Gopherus flavomarginatus isolate rGopFla2 chromosome 16, rGopFla2.mat.asm, whole genome shotgun sequence genomic sequence CCACCCCCTGCACCTCTCTAGAGCCTGCAGTGAAGTCATGAAAGGGCTACTATCAATGTTAAGAATCCAGTATCACCAATGGACACACCCAATTCCGGTTGGTAAAACAACTGCAAATAGATCATCCAGACCCAGAGGATTTCAGCTGGACAGAAGAACacaagagcggccagactgggtcagagcaatggtccatctagcccactgcTGACAGTAGCcggtgctagatgcttcagagggaatgaacagagcagatacttatcctgtcctctggtcccagcatcccggtcccagcatctggcaaacaggaTTATGGACACCTCGAGCATGGgactgtgtccctgaccatcacggctaatagccattgaatcTGAGTGACTTTGCCactttgatttctctcttgcGGGGCTGTGAAAATCAGTGGTTACAAAGCATTGTTCGACTGAGGCCAGAATCCAAAGaggtgctgggtgctgagcaccttggaATCAGGGCCTGGAGTCTGAGGGGTGTTGAGTCACCTCTCCTTACTACCACTCAACGGGACTTGCAATCCGAGAATTTCCAGCCAGGAGGGCGGCCAGGCTAGGCCGAGAAGGAGGGAATCTCCCTGATTTCATTAGAACTATTTTTTCTGCATCActatttggtggtggtgggggataaGGTGGAAACTCTTGCGGACCCGTTAATTGGCTGGTAATTAAGCCAGTTAAAAAAACTCCTCAATCAACAGCTCGGCAGCGGTGCCAGTCTCTGCCCTGCGACCCGCTCCCCGCCCCCgtccccacgctgctcccagccGGGAAGGTGAGGCAGGGGGGGCCGTGCTGGGGAGAAGCTGTGACTCAGGAACTTTGCCATTGGCTGCCAGGCAAGCGCCCCGCCTGTCTGATTGGCTAGGGGAAGCCCCGCCTCTGCCTGCGATTGGCCGGGTACGTCGCATATAAAGGCAGCGCTGGCCATGCTCTGTGCAGGGTCGGAGGAAGTGGCTTGTGTGCAGGCTGCGTCGACGGGACCCATCGCCATGCGGGAGCGGAGGAGCCCCCGGCCGGCTGTGGCCCGGTGCAAGCTGGTGCTGGTGGGGGACGTGCACTGCGGGAAAACGGCCATGCTGCAGGTGCTGGCGAAGGACTGCTACCCCGAGGTGAGTGCTCGGCGCTGCGGGGGCAGCTGGGCCCGGCCTGCCCCGGGGGGGTGCCCCGCTTcttgggctgggggctctggcagctgggttAGTGTGAGCGGTGTCTGTGGCAGCACCCCTGCACTCTCTGGGCTGGGGACACTGGGGCCTGGGTGGTGACAGTGCCTGCTCTCCATCACAGACCTATGTGCCCACGGTGTTTGAGAACTACACGGCCTCCCTGGAGATGGAGGAGCAGTGTGTGGAGCTGAGCCTCTGGGACACTTCTGGTAAGGAGCTTCCCCCCAGCCTGGTGGGGTGACTGAGGTGGGTGCTGGCAGCAGGGGAGGCTCCTTCATTCTCTGGGAATGTGTGTGGTGTGTGGGGGTCCCTGCAGATCCACTCCTGGCCCACCAAGCCTAGAATTTGTTGGGTTCTGTTGGGGTGTGTTGCTCCTGATgtgtatgtggtggtggtggggggagtgtcCACTGCAGGGGTGCGTGTGAGGAATTGaacagggagctggagggggggaaggtcaACTTAAGGCATGAGACCCCCTTTGAGTTGCATTAATTCTTTGTGTGTGGGGGCAGTTCCCTACCATTGCAGGGGCAGGCTTTGCTTTGTCTCATGCAGCCCCATTCCCCCTGCAAGTCCTTCCTAAAACCAGCCTTGGTCTCAttcagccccccatcccccccacagtggGGATGGGCTTTCCCTGCATCTCTGAGCAATGGGGGtttggctggggggtggggggagaatcaTGTGCCTGCTCTGACTGACCTCACCAAAGACAACCCAAATACAGTCAAACAATAGCAGCCCCATTCTAGGGGAGCTGGGGCAACCTGggaccccagtcctgcaagaGCAGAACTGGGGCTGGGGGTCTGATGCTGGAGACTGCAGCAGTGGATCTAAGAACTGCTGTCCCCCAGACTGCTCTCCGTCCCCTGCACCCACCCTCCCTGGTGTCCATggggtccctgcagcccagctcccCAAGCCCCTGGTGACCCCAGCCGGAGGCTCCTGACTCAGAGGACAGGATGTGCTCCTCCCCTCAGCGCATCACTGCAGCTCTGCTGTGGGAGCAGGGGTGTTACTGGGGGAAATCCCCAGGTCAGGAGGCTCCTGATTGTTCTTGGGAGGAAGGGggacaaatcacttaaaatgaagggggaggtgtgggggctgTTGAGGTGGGGGGCCTTGGCTGACCATGGAGGTCACATTGGGGAGCCCCTGCAGCAGGCATGCAGCCCcctcccttgctgctgctgcagcatccccCCCTCCAGAGGGGAGTCCCAGTCTCGCTTGGATCCCCCTTGTTGCTATGGCGATGCGCTGGCGCAGGGAGCCTGGCTGTTTGCTATTCTGAGCACAGAGCGTCTGGGCTGCAAAATGCTTGGATGCTGCttccaggggtgggggagggcacctGGACTTCCCTCCCCCTGTgcccatggggtgggggagcacctgggcCTTCTGTCTCCCCTAGGGGTACATGGCCCCTCCCCACCAGTCTGCATTCCACCACTCCCGGGTGCTCAGCTCTGGGGGCTTGGGGGGGGCAGTGACTTATATAAATGGCTCCTCAAGGCTTGGATGAGAGGAACCTGGGATgctgggctggagtggcagggggatgGGACGGGACTGGGGGCTGTGAggaccacagctgtggccagtcgTGGGTCAGTCCCCCTAGCTTCATATGTAGGGGCATGTGAACCCCCAGGACAGTCCCCCTGCTTTGGAGGGTCGTGCTCCCCCCAGGACAGACCATGGGAGCTGGTTCCCAGCAGCTTTGCCCCCACTCCTGGCTAATGGGGGTGACAGACTCACCTGTGACCCCCCACAGGGTCCCCATACTACGACAATGTGCGCCCCCTTTGCTACAGCGACTCGGACGCCGTCCTGCTCTGCTTCGATGTGGGCCGTCCTGAGACCATGGACAGTGCCCTGAAGAAGGTgagaacccccccacacaccctgcctcttctcccccatgACAGAACCTCCTGCTGTATAAAATGGGGAGGAGCggggggccctggggcagctggccCCCAGGCAGGGATGGGGTGTTGTACCCAGCTCTCCACCACTGGCTGGGAGCACAAGATGGTGCACCAGGGCCCCTTGATGCACCACTGGCATGGTCTGAGGGTCCTTCAATGCAGGGCAGTTGaacaccaccccctgccccccagggtctctgATTGCAGGGGTGGGGTATTTCATAATGGAGGCCTGGCCCCTCTCATGAGGAGCCAAACACACCCATGACCCCAGACCTGCCCTACAGctgagggggaagggggcagaggctaAACCTTGGGGGTGACCCCTTGATTTCCTTCTCCAAGACTTTGTTTGGCTTAAACACTGGGGCAGGGAGCCTCTTCTGCCCCACTGGCTGAGAGCAGCATGCCCATCCCTGCCCATGCTGCTCCCCTGGGCACCAGAGCCACTTGTCTGTCCTGCTTCCACTTCTAGTcatgctggggtggggagagggaatggtTCTTAAACCCCTTTGCCAATGTGGCTCTGACATTTTGTACAAAGACTCAGACCTGGTGGCACTACCCAAAATGACCCCCCCCAAGTCATTCCTGGTTCCCCATCCTGTGCTCAGGCTGCTAAGCCAGCCTTGCTGCCAGGTCTGATCctgaggtgggaggggaggtAGCCCTGACTGGGTGTTGGCCATAGGATCTG encodes the following:
- the RND1 gene encoding LOW QUALITY PROTEIN: rho-related GTP-binding protein Rho6 (The sequence of the model RefSeq protein was modified relative to this genomic sequence to represent the inferred CDS: deleted 1 base in 1 codon), whose product is MLCAGSEEVACVQAASTGPIAMRERRSPRPAVARCKLVLVGDVHCGKTAMLQVLAKDCYPETYVPTVFENYTASLEMEEQCVELSLWDTSGSPYYDNVRPLCYSDSDAVLLCFDVGRPETMDSALKKWKTEILDYCPSTRVLLIGCKTDLRTDLSTLMELSHQKQAPISYEQGCAMAKQLGAENYLECSAFTSEKSVHSVFRTASTICLSKPAPPPPKSPGRSLSKRLLHLPSRSELISSTFKKEKAKSCSIM